Proteins co-encoded in one Ziziphus jujuba cultivar Dongzao chromosome 9, ASM3175591v1 genomic window:
- the LOC107426318 gene encoding nuclear transcription factor Y subunit B-1, with translation MVDNIGSNSEGEGFKYNFTAAGAGSTSGEDIGVIKEQDRLLPIANVGRIMKQILPPNAKISKEAKETMQECVSEFISFVTGEASEKCQKEKRKTVNGDDICWALATLGFDDYAEPLKRYLHKYRELEGEKAHQTNKPSGSHDEGKINEENSIYGGHDSADSPRNPTVPPLKFNVLERSTNNGSISRRF, from the coding sequence ATGGTTGATAACATAGGCAGCAATTCAGAGGGAGAAGGGTTCAAGTACAATTTTACGGCTGCAGGTGCTGGCAGTACCTCAGGTGAAGATATTGGGGTTATCAAAGAGCAAGATCGGTTGCTTCCAATAGCTAATGTTGGCCGGATCATGAAGCAGATTTTGCCTCCTAATGCTAAAATCTCCAAAGAAGCTAAAGAAACCATGCAGGAATGTGTCTCTGAGTTCATAAGCTTCGTTACAGGAGAAGCATCTGAGAAATGTCAAAAAGAGAAGAGGAAGACCGTAAATGGTGATGATATTTGCTGGGCTTTAGCAACTCTTGGTTTCGATGACTATGCCGAGCCGTTGAAGAGGTATTTGCACAAATACAGGGAACTGGAAGGAGAAAAAGCTCACCAAACTAATAAGCCTAGTGGTAGTCATGATGAGGGGAAGATTAATGAAGAAAATTCCATCTATGGAGGTCATGACTCAGCTGACTCACCAAGGAATCCTACCGTCCCTCCGTTGAAGTTCAATGTGCTTGAGAGAAGTACTAATAATGGTTCAATCTCTCGTAGATTTTGA